AACTAAAACATATTAAACTGCATTCTCAATGAATGTTATAACGGAGAATGGAACATCGCTGTAACGAAAAATTCGAGCATTGATACCACGTCTGTTCGGTTCCAGCGCGCGTCCTGCCGTCGGCCGACAAGATGTCCGCCGCATTCCGCGCGGTGCTGCTGGCGTCCGCCATGTTGCAGACGGCCGAGTGCGAATTCCGCGAGCCGGAGCGGTCGCGCAACTATTCCGTGGCTGTCCCTTTCCTGGAGAAGTGGGTGAACAAAGCGGGAACGGGTCTGCTAACGGTGGTGTTCGACGAGCACGTCGCCGACGACGTTCCCCGGCAGGTTCTGGCTCGCGTCAGCGTTCCCGCCCGGTTGCTCACCCTGGAACACCTGATGTCCGTCGACCCGACGAACTCGTCGAGCGGAGATCGAACGATCGATCCGAGTAGTTGCGTGCTGCTGTTATTCTCGGGCATCGATCAGCTGAGCGACGCCGTGACTTCGAGCCATCTAGCCTCGTTCTGGCAGCCCGAGAGCTCCTACGTCCTCGAGAATCGCGGAGCGTCGATCCCCCTCGGCGAATTCTGCCGCTGCTCGGAGAGGCTCTGGAATCTCCGCGGCGTCTACAAGCTGGTCGGCATCACGGGCGACGAGATCGTTCGGTACGATCCGTTCGGCGCTGCTTGCAGAAACGACTCTAAGCTTGCCAACGGTTCCGACGTCTTCGATCTGCTGGGCGAGAACAGGAGAAGCTTCGGAGAGTATCCTCTGAGGATCTCGATCTTCGAGTCGACCACGATGACCAAGCGAGGGAGCAACTATGGCGGCGTGGATTACAGGTATTTGAGAGAGATCACCAGGACGATGAACGTCACGCCTGTCTTGGTGACGGAGAGAGAGCGGTACGGCTGGGAAGAGGACGGAGTCTTCTTCGGCACGCTCGGACACCTGGTCCGCAAGCAGACCGACGCGTCCTTCAACCAGTTCTTCGTCAAGGATTACCTGACCCAGCGGATTCAGTTCACCGCGGCCGTCACCAGCGACAAGCTGTGCGTCCTGGTGCCCAGGGCCTCGCTCGTCCCCGACTATCTGGTGATCGTGAACACGTTCAGCCACGGCGCTTGGCTGCTGATCTTCGCGGGCCACTTCGTGATCGCCGCCATCTACACGACCCTGAGAAGCAGAGAGAGAGCGCACGATGGCGTCGGGCACGACGGTAGCAGCGGAGCGCGCGTCGGTGGAAGCTTTCCCAAGGATCAAAGAAAAACTGCGGCCCGTCCGCACCGCGGATATCCTCCGCATGGGTGAGTGCGCGTTGGAACGCGTCGACCGCGCGTTCGGCAGCCGTTCGATTGATAGCTTTAACGGAAATTGCCGGCTGAGTGGTTCGAAGCTTCCCAGCTCGCGGTCGAAACGCGGAAAACGCGAAGGATCCGCGGTTTCGAGGACGGCTCCCGGAAGAAGCCTTGACCTCGCCGGAGGCAGGGAAAAAGTTATAAACGGATGAACGCAGAGAACGCTCGATTAAAATCAATGGAACGGCAAAAGGTTCTGGCTCGAATTAACGTACATCGACGGTCAAAGGAAAGTTTATGAGACGACCGCGATATTGGGAAATTTATTGGTACAGTCCGCGGCCGGGACACACGCACTGATAAACCGATCAAAGGTTCGCCGTCAGTATTGAAATTATGGGTATTTGTGTCGCGGTGCGGCGGGAGCGCTAACTGTTTtgaaatttcgagcgtttcgccgTTCTTTCTTGCTTTAATAACATCGCTGATACCACTGATATCGAATCtttcactaaaatattcaatatcagtAGTCTCGGTGACTTCAGAAGTACgatctaaatgaaacttcgcTGAACTTTGATGTCTGCCGTTTACAAAGAAACGAAAATGGCAGACGCATGTTCGTTTCTTCTTGCATCTTTCTACGAGGAAAATAAAGAGACCGATATCATCTTCGCGATGTGTTTCGCAAGACAATGCGAATAACGACGAACGAACGTTTAGCGTGTCTCGAATGCAATAGCCATTAAACTTAATCCGAATTAACAGCGTGCCTCGAACGGAAACAACGCTCGGCGCTGGATCGCGTTTGAAGCGGTTCAAGGGAGCCACGTTCTCCCGTCTCGCGCCGCTCGTCAAATACTTGACGAAAGTTGTGCTGCAGCCGTCGCAGCCCTTTCAGAACTATGCGGCCCGATTCCCGGAGAGATTATTCGTAATGTGCAGCCTGTGGCTCAGTCTTATTCTGAATGGAGTATTCACGTCCCAGCTCGCGGCCAGCTTCAGCAAACGACACTATTACGACGACATCGACACTTTGGAGCAGCTCGAAAAGAGTGGTAACTACTTGCTTCCGGTCACGGAATTGCTTAAACTTCGGGACGACAATTCTGCGACCGTAAGGCGTGCTCCTCTCCGTTCGGATCTTCTCTGTTACACTGGTCGCTAATTCTTACCATCGACCATACGCTCTCGGCATTGTTTCCCCGATTCttcgagaaaaatgtatttttatcctTTGATACTTTATCTCGTTGGAAACACGGGACTGCTTGCTCTGGCTTCCATCGTTGCAAGAAAAATCACGATTATTCACTTTCGTTGAACTGGAACGTTCCATTTCGCTTTAGAACGATTCTGGTCTAATCTAACTTACCTatctttctaatttaatttatcaattttttaagctTCATCTTCCAATTGTGTCTATATCCCAATCGTTCCTATTCAATTTTCCCTTCTCTTAATCTAATTTTCCAACTGAATTTCCCAAGTTTCATCTTCCAATTGTGTCTATATTTCCCAATTATTCCTATTCAATCTTTGAATAGATTTGAatacattaaatttctattcaatttttccttctcttaatttaattttcgaacTTAATTTCCCAACTTTCCCCTAACGTTCTTTTGTCTTTTTCTCGTTAAAGGTCTAGCGATCCTAACGAACTCGAGGGACATCATCGAGGACGCTCTGACGGACGACACGTCGCCGGTGCTGAAACGTCTGCACGCGAGGATGATGTACGCGAACGATTCCGAAATCGACAGGAGACTGTTCCGCGCTAAAGACGCCGCGTACCTGCATCGATTGACGACGCTGCCTTCCAAGTTCGACAAGTACCACAGGGAGCAGCTGCACGTCGTTAAGGAGTGCCCCAAGAACTACATCTTGGCTTACGTTCTAACCAAAGGTCAGCGCTCTGTCTCCCGTGCAACTTCGCTCATTAGTCTAACTATAGTTTTCGAGAACAACGCGCAACATCGAAggggaattttaattttagaagACTGAATTTTCCGCTCGGTACGCGTC
Above is a genomic segment from Nomia melanderi isolate GNS246 chromosome 8, iyNomMela1, whole genome shotgun sequence containing:
- the LOC116423910 gene encoding uncharacterized protein LOC116423910, coding for MSAAFRAVLLASAMLQTAECEFREPERSRNYSVAVPFLEKWVNKAGTGLLTVVFDEHVADDVPRQVLARVSVPARLLTLEHLMSVDPTNSSSGDRTIDPSSCVLLLFSGIDQLSDAVTSSHLASFWQPESSYVLENRGASIPLGEFCRCSERLWNLRGVYKLVGITGDEIVRYDPFGAACRNDSKLANGSDVFDLLGENRRSFGEYPLRISIFESTTMTKRGSNYGGVDYRYLREITRTMNVTPVLVTERERYGWEEDGVFFGTLGHLVRKQTDASFNQFFVKDYLTQRIQFTAAVTSDKLCVLVPRASLVPDYLVIVNTFSHGAWLLIFAGHFVIAAIYTTLRSRERAHDGVGHDGSSGARVGGSFPKDQRKTAARPHRGYPPHGVPRTETTLGAGSRLKRFKGATFSRLAPLVKYLTKVVLQPSQPFQNYAARFPERLFVMCSLWLSLILNGVFTSQLAASFSKRHYYDDIDTLEQLEKSGLAILTNSRDIIEDALTDDTSPVLKRLHARMMYANDSEIDRRLFRAKDAAYLHRLTTLPSKFDKYHREQLHVVKECPKNYILAYVLTKGSPFRGRVNSILARLNNAGFYGKWYRGTPEWNRQLTTNGVPPAGEESIDHKKITIKHLFIPFAIFHVGLATATVVFICERRRASSDPRDRRSG